The stretch of DNA CCGGCTGGCGGAGGAACTGGACCTTATGAAGCGCGGCATCCGGGCGGCCAAAGGAACCATCTCGTTTACGAGCATCGCGCCGGACGAGAAGCTGTTCGATCTGGACAGCGTCAAGCGCGCTTTTTCGGACCGGATGGCTGTGGAGGGAAATGTGCTGCTGAATTACGGCTATGCCAAGGGCTACAAGCCGCTGATCGACTATTTAATGGATTATATGGCCCGTAAGGGCGTGGATACTCAGGATAAAGATATGCTGATTACGAGCGGCTTCACCGAAGGCTTTGACATCGTGCTGTCGGCCATCCGAAAGAATAGCGGAACGGTGCTGTGCGAGAACCCGACTCACAATACGGCCATCAAAAATTTGAAGCTGCACGGCTTCAGAATCAAGGGCATAGCGATGGAGCCGGACGGCATCAGCATCGGCGGACTGGAACAGGCTCTTGCGGAAGGGGCGTACGACCTCGCCTATTTCGTTCCGTCCTACCATAACCCGACGGGCATCGTGACCTCACTGCAAAAAAGGCTGGAGCTGATGACCTTAATGAACCGCTATCAGATTCCCGTCATCGAGGACGGATTCAACGAGGAACTGCGTTACTCCGGCTCGCATGTATCGCCGCTGGCGGCCATGGCGGGCGCGGGGAATGGCGTCATTTATATAGGAAGCTTTTCCAAGGTGCTGTTTCCCGGTCTTAGAGTAGGCTGGGTGCTGGCGGACCGGAAGCTGATCGGCATGCTGGAAAGCGTCAAGCGGGCCAGAAACATCCATACTTCGACGCTGGACCAATCGCTGCTGTACCAATATTTGCATAACGGCAATCTGGAAAAATATTTGCGTAGGGCGCGGGCCGAATATAAGCGGAAATACGAGTGGACTCTTGCGTGCTGCCGGGAGCTTGTTCCC from Paenibacillus sophorae encodes:
- a CDS encoding PLP-dependent aminotransferase family protein, producing the protein MFNDFKLAEGRPVYLQVKDYMKRLIVQGALQADRRLPATRELAGLLGVSRNTVISAYAELEEDGFAYTVQGKGSFAAAVSPVRAAGNPEADEGRKLDWAEHVSEYARLAEELDLMKRGIRAAKGTISFTSIAPDEKLFDLDSVKRAFSDRMAVEGNVLLNYGYAKGYKPLIDYLMDYMARKGVDTQDKDMLITSGFTEGFDIVLSAIRKNSGTVLCENPTHNTAIKNLKLHGFRIKGIAMEPDGISIGGLEQALAEGAYDLAYFVPSYHNPTGIVTSLQKRLELMTLMNRYQIPVIEDGFNEELRYSGSHVSPLAAMAGAGNGVIYIGSFSKVLFPGLRVGWVLADRKLIGMLESVKRARNIHTSTLDQSLLYQYLHNGNLEKYLRRARAEYKRKYEWTLACCRELVPYSTLSGDGGLHLFMAFEQGFNTRELLAACSQRGVIFTPGDNFYTDETGGNTLRLGFSRVADEDIRKGIAIIGEAARELLNRSDHATTAPKK